In Desulfovibrio legallii, the sequence ACCTCATCGGCCAATGATTATTGTTTTCATTAAATATTGGGTAGTGTCCAGAATTTTTCGCACATTTCGTAGCGGCCCGCGTGGTCAGGATTTTTGGGTCTGCCTTAAGGCGCTGGCGCGGGCCTTGCGAGCGGTACATTCAAAGATGCCGCGGCTGCAAGGGCCGTGACAGCGCCGACGCTATTCTGCTTCCTCCCTGGACATGCACAGATACCGCTGTGTGCCCCATTTCTGGCCCGCCATATAGCGCAGCCGGGCCGCTACCAGCATTAAGGCCGCGTGCCCATCGGGAAAGCTCCCCACCACCCGCGTTCGCCGCCGAATTTCACGATTCAGCCTTTCGAGCGGGTTATTTGTCCGAATATGCCGCCAG encodes:
- a CDS encoding transposase produces the protein WRHIRTNNPLERLNREIRRRTRVVGSFPDGHAALMLVAARLRYMAGQKWGTQRYLCMSREEAE